Proteins found in one Planctomycetes bacterium MalM25 genomic segment:
- the ylxH gene encoding Flagellum site-determining protein YlxH, producing the protein MADPQQARSVVESFPDPETGRPLGTLDQVRAVEADGEGVRVEIGLTSWAAPLRDETLAALRDKLVSECGLDTSQCHVEATTHDRPAEKLGQIGLTAKSVIAVGSGKGGVGKSTIAASIAMGLRNAGSKVGLMDADVYGPSVPHLFDIQEKPTAVEKRLQPIEKDGLRFMSMGLLVPADQAVVWRGPMLHGAVTQMLRDTDWGDLDYLIIDMPPGTGDIALTLSQLLPLTGSVVVCTPQDVALIDAVKAIAMFRKVKIPVLGVVENMSYFLCPDNGVRYDIFGNGGAKAKAQEMGVPFLGEAPINIDLRRRGDDGRMATAYDDPAIADHLWEITRGVVRQTIAARGGKPTTPSLPVL; encoded by the coding sequence TCGTTCCCCGATCCCGAGACCGGCCGCCCCCTGGGGACGCTCGACCAGGTCCGCGCGGTCGAGGCCGACGGCGAGGGCGTGCGCGTCGAGATCGGCCTCACCAGCTGGGCCGCGCCCCTGCGCGACGAGACCCTCGCCGCGCTGCGCGACAAGCTGGTGAGCGAGTGCGGTCTCGACACAAGCCAATGCCACGTGGAGGCGACCACCCACGACCGCCCCGCTGAGAAGCTGGGGCAAATAGGTTTAACAGCGAAGAGCGTGATCGCCGTCGGCAGCGGCAAGGGGGGCGTTGGCAAGAGCACCATCGCGGCGTCGATCGCCATGGGCCTCCGCAACGCGGGCAGCAAGGTCGGCCTGATGGACGCGGACGTCTACGGACCGAGCGTGCCCCACCTGTTCGATATCCAAGAGAAGCCGACCGCCGTCGAGAAGCGGCTGCAACCGATCGAGAAGGACGGCCTCCGCTTCATGAGCATGGGGCTGCTGGTCCCCGCCGACCAAGCGGTCGTGTGGCGTGGCCCGATGCTGCACGGCGCCGTCACGCAGATGCTGCGCGACACCGACTGGGGCGACCTCGACTACCTCATCATCGACATGCCGCCGGGCACGGGCGACATCGCGCTGACGCTATCACAGCTGCTGCCGCTCACCGGCTCGGTCGTCGTCTGCACGCCTCAGGACGTCGCGCTCATCGACGCGGTCAAGGCGATCGCCATGTTCCGCAAGGTGAAGATCCCGGTTCTGGGAGTCGTCGAGAACATGAGCTACTTCCTCTGCCCGGACAACGGCGTGCGTTACGACATCTTCGGCAACGGGGGCGCCAAGGCGAAGGCGCAGGAGATGGGCGTGCCCTTCCTCGGCGAAGCGCCAATCAACATCGACCTCCGCCGCCGCGGCGACGACGGCCGCATGGCGACCGCCTACGACGACCCGGCGATCGCCGACCACCTGTGGGAGATCACCCGGGGCGTGGTGCGGCAGACGATCGCCGCGCGGGGCGGCAAGCCGACGACGCCCTCGCTGCCGGTGCTCTGA